TTTGATCAGAAACGAGAAACATTCAGGAATCTTGAGTTTTTTGCGTGATTGGTATCCGGTCATAGCCTTTACTTATTTTTTTGAAGCTACATCTGCTCTTAATAAAGTGATCTTCCCGGATTTTCTTGATCCATTTTTTCAGAAAATTGATTTTCATATTTTTGGTTATCAGCCAGCAATTGTCTGGGGAATAAAACTCGATTATTTCTGGTTGCAGGAATTGATGCATTTTGCATATTTCTGCTATTATTTAATGATACCGGTTTTAGGATTTCTACTTTATTTCAAGAAAAGAGAAGCATTTCACAGATTCGTTTTTTCCATTTCATTTCTTTTTTATTTCTGCTATTTAATTTTTAATATTTTACCTGTTATCGGTGGAAGAGCATTAGAAGGAGCAACTTTTTTAACTACAGAATACAGGTATGGAATTTTTACCAGGATCATGGCTTTAATTTATAATAATACGGCTCATCTCGGAGGAGCATTTCCCAGTTCGCATGTTGCTGTTGCTGTTGGTGTAACGATCTCTGCTTTACGGGATGTAAAATGGTTTGGCTGGATCTTGATCCCGATCTCTTTCCTCTTGAGTATTTCTACTATTTATTGTCATTATCATTATTTTATCGATACAGTTGCCGGTCTCTTCTTTGGAATTGGGATTTATTATCTTGGT
This portion of the Candidatus Cloacimonadota bacterium genome encodes:
- a CDS encoding phosphatase PAP2 family protein, which produces MINPGKHSQKNRFRPIDILTFLYILINLLYIIFGWKRVHNPHIHFPVFLMIGIVIYILIRNEKHSGILSFLRDWYPVIAFTYFFEATSALNKVIFPDFLDPFFQKIDFHIFGYQPAIVWGIKLDYFWLQELMHFAYFCYYLMIPVLGFLLYFKKREAFHRFVFSISFLFYFCYLIFNILPVIGGRALEGATFLTTEYRYGIFTRIMALIYNNTAHLGGAFPSSHVAVAVGVTISALRDVKWFGWILIPISFLLSISTIYCHYHYFIDTVAGLFFGIGIYYLGLKIYGKYAEKEINTEKH